In Candidatus Rokuibacteriota bacterium, a single window of DNA contains:
- the dnaX gene encoding DNA polymerase III subunit gamma/tau: MSYQVLARKWRPQVFAAVVGQDPVTRTLQNALASGRVAHAYLFTGPRGVGKTTTARLLAKALSCTNRTGPEACGACPSCLDFVSGAPMDVMEIDAASNTGVDDIRTLRENVKYAPARGRFKIYIVDEVHMLSGPAFNAFLKTLEEPPAHVVFVLATTDPRKIPATVLSRCQRFDFRPIPPELLTTTLTEILTKEGVRFEPGALPLLVRAAEGSLRDALSLVDTAIAYGGGALDESSVARLLGSSAPVHVRGFLAALLARDGARALEAIDRAARDGEDLAWLCREVVEAARRTLVIKVSPDAPFADLTAAERDALAATAEPVSADELIYLLRAFMEADTEMRRSPHPRVELEIAAVRAARRPQPQAIEALIAKVDEAVSRLRGAPAARPVAAQPSLLDASAKRVAVPPPVSGASAPTSPALAPAPPKEAPAEPAADLGEGWARAVEEILKKKALLGSVVQHGVPLRLEGPVLTIGLVASPFHREMLNDRANREI, encoded by the coding sequence ATGAGCTATCAGGTGCTGGCGCGGAAGTGGCGGCCGCAGGTGTTCGCGGCCGTCGTGGGGCAGGATCCAGTCACGCGCACGCTGCAGAACGCGCTGGCGTCGGGCCGCGTGGCGCATGCGTACCTCTTCACGGGCCCTCGGGGCGTCGGCAAGACCACGACGGCGCGTCTCCTGGCCAAGGCGCTGTCGTGCACGAATCGCACCGGGCCCGAGGCCTGCGGCGCCTGCCCCTCCTGCCTGGACTTCGTCTCGGGCGCCCCGATGGACGTGATGGAGATCGACGCCGCGTCGAACACGGGCGTCGACGACATCCGCACGCTCCGAGAGAACGTCAAGTACGCGCCGGCCCGCGGGCGCTTCAAGATCTACATCGTGGACGAAGTCCACATGCTCTCCGGCCCGGCGTTCAACGCCTTCCTCAAGACGCTGGAGGAGCCGCCGGCCCACGTGGTCTTCGTGCTTGCCACCACGGATCCGCGCAAGATCCCGGCGACCGTGCTCTCGCGCTGCCAGCGCTTCGACTTCCGGCCCATCCCCCCTGAGCTGCTGACAACGACGCTGACGGAGATCCTGACGAAGGAAGGCGTCCGATTCGAGCCCGGCGCGCTGCCGCTTCTCGTACGCGCGGCCGAGGGCAGCCTGCGGGACGCGCTGTCGCTCGTCGACACGGCCATCGCCTACGGCGGCGGCGCGCTCGACGAGTCGAGCGTGGCACGCCTCCTCGGCTCCTCCGCGCCGGTCCACGTGCGCGGTTTCCTCGCGGCGCTCCTGGCGCGCGACGGTGCCCGCGCGCTCGAGGCTATCGACCGCGCCGCGCGCGACGGAGAAGACCTTGCCTGGCTCTGCCGCGAGGTCGTGGAAGCGGCGCGCCGGACCCTCGTCATCAAGGTCTCCCCCGACGCGCCGTTCGCCGATCTCACGGCAGCCGAGCGCGACGCGCTCGCGGCCACCGCCGAGCCGGTCAGCGCCGACGAGCTGATCTATCTCCTGCGCGCCTTCATGGAGGCCGACACCGAGATGCGCCGCTCGCCGCACCCGCGGGTCGAGCTCGAGATCGCAGCCGTGCGCGCGGCGCGCCGGCCCCAGCCCCAGGCCATCGAGGCGCTGATCGCGAAAGTGGACGAGGCGGTGAGCCGGCTACGGGGCGCACCCGCCGCGCGGCCCGTGGCAGCCCAGCCGAGCCTGCTCGATGCGTCAGCAAAGCGCGTCGCCGTACCCCCGCCGGTCTCCGGAGCGAGCGCCCCCACATCCCCCGCCCTCGCGCCCGCGCCACCGAAGGAAGCGCCGGCGGAGCCCGCGGCGGATCTCGGAGAGGGATGGGCCCGCGCGGTGGAAGAAATTCTGAAGAAGAAGGCGCTCCTGGGCTCGGTCGTCCAGCACGGCGTGCCGCTGAGGCTCGAGGGCCCCGTGCTGACCATCGGGCTCGTCGCGAGTCCCTTCCACCGCGAGATGTTGAACGACCGCGCCAACCGCGAGATC